From the Fulvia fulva chromosome 2, complete sequence genome, one window contains:
- a CDS encoding Putative thiosulfate sulfurtransferase, mitochondrial — MSFARPAATAVITSNVCRQCQRTTQRSFTQAARAQKLTQRSIAPSLMSVRWHSAPVSNSKVYDFSKIKQISDNPSDDIVLIDVREPSEYSAGYIPTAINVPIKSQADAMFLPADEFEDRFGFEKPSADKEVVFYCKSGVRSSAAAQLAQQIGYQKVAEYRGSWWDWEKNGGEAKKP; from the exons ATGTCCTTCGCGCGTCCAGCAGCCACTGCTGTCATTACATCGAATGTTTGCCGACAGTGCCAACGAACAACCCAACGGAGCTTCACACAAGCAGCACGAGCACAGAAGCTCACACAACGATCGATTGCACCTTCCCTCATGTCAGTCAGATGGCACTCTGCCCCCGTGTCAAACTCCAAAGTGTACGACTTCAGCAAGATCAAGCAGATCAGTGACAACCCCTCAGACGATATCGTCCTCATAG ACGTCCGCGAACCATCCGAATACAGCGCCGGCTACATCCCCACCGCAATCAATGTCCCCATCAAATCGCAAGCAGACGCAATGTTCCTGCCCGCAGACGAATTCGAGGACAGGTTTGGCTTCGAGAAGCCCAGTGCGGATAAAGAGGTTGTGTTTTACTGTAAGAGTGGAGTGAGGAGTAGTGCTGCTGCACAGCTGGCACAACAGATTGGATACCAGAAGGTGGCTGAATATAGAGGCAGCTGGTGGGATTGGGAGAAGAACGGTGGTGAGGCGAAGAAGCCTTGA
- a CDS encoding Mismatch repair endonuclease PMS2 translates to MATIKAIAGSAVHQIQSGQVIVDLNSVVKELVENSLDAGATSIEVRFKNQGLDSVEVQDNGTGIAADDYATIALKHYTSKLSSYEDLTSLDTFGFRGEALSSLCALSDFRILTARSEDGALGKRLDFEVSGKLKGPSVAAAQKGTTVFVEHLFHNLPVRRKELEKNIKREYGKAVSLLYAYACICVGVRFSVSNLMPKGKKLPVFSTKSNTTTKENITNVFGAKTLLALIKLDLKLDMSPSLAPSTQSARNCSTQATNRSSEVQLQGHISKPTFGEGRQAPDRQMFFVNSRPCLLPQVSKAINEVYKSFNTSQSPFIFANLVMDTTAYDVNVSPDKRTIMLHDQTALLETLKAALTDLFENTDHTVPQSTLPTKKLPAYQPLSVTRKQSTQSQTQASEHSEDAAEDGDDASSEEEESTADSKPAIPVGTPSGLIHKWLARDTETRSDKQSSRMQTVGLSKDKQKLVEKLRDKSQMPANKANLSMSRSQEPQAASIADNIQSNLGAETPPSPASLGGVVDKPRVDAVLNPDPMSTPYGDLFSQPPPALSRQAQHFNAQIERVRKDYENSKTLGKAGSRSGSPLFEPETSNTNDQPDVDPRQDTPHSAIPVITPASQKVGSGPVQNAFDKMRPKRTPHQIAQITVGDVATTTVIGSSPPYKKRRIHKPDDSQAVSKFGASPLLARGLKKNFAAPGSQLEADIDSSAMSQLPTVTRPSEQYSQSDPEDEDEDQEEDNPPATSTRSRNPGAAHVELPTSDALDDLLPAPANDDEWDEEYLDEEEKKTREDERVARLIQKAEEAAARPTEDNLKRASHVLKYGGKRKDATLRLARFVQTSSSELQKQLAQFGQSCQVQTTSPADQQSAVIKDEIDDSEAESRLSLTVIKSDFERMVVLGQFNLGFILALRPAAEPGGEDDIFIIDQHAADEKYNYERLQRTVTLQSQRLVRPLPLELTAVQEELLLTHSDALKANGFEVETTSYITDDDENVSPGRRCRLLTLPMSKEKTFDLSDLEELLHLLSEQPTGSSFIPRPKKVQRMLAMRACRSSIMVGKTLTFKQMEKVVRHMGEMEKPWNCPHGRPTMRHLAGLAEWRGWQEGDSIDEDQLDCCSIHTQQGRTTDWAAWLKRKAN, encoded by the coding sequence ATGGCCACGATCAAGGCCATAGCAGGCAGCGCAGTGCACCAGATACAGTCTGGTCAGGTCATCGTCGACCTCAACTCCGTCGTCAAGGAACTGGTCGAGAACAGTCTCGACGCGGGTGCCACCTCCATCGAAGTGCGCTTCAAGAACCAGGGTCTGGACAGCGTCGAGGTGCAAGACAATGGCACGGGAATCGCAGCGGACGACTACGCCACGATCGCCCTGAAGCATTACACGTCCAAGCTTTCCAGCTACGAAGACCTGACTTCTCTCGACACATTCGGCTTCCGTGGCGAGGCGCTGTCATCACTGTGTGCATTGTCAGACTTCCGCATCCTGACTGCGCGATCTGAAGATGGTGCTCTCGGCAAGAGGTTGGACTTCGAGGTATCTGGCAAGCTAAAGGGACCCTCGGTCGCAGCTGCCCAAAAGGGTACCACGGTATTTGTCGAGCATCTGTTCCACAATCTGCCAGTCCGAAGGAAGGAGCTCGAGAAGAACATCAAGCGCGAATATGGCAAGGCCGTCAGCCTGCTGTACGCCTATGCCTGCATATGTGTCGGCGTACGCTTCTCTGTCAGCAACTTGATGCCGAAAGGCAAGAAGCTTCCAGTCTTCTCCACGAAGTCGAACACAACCACCAAGGAGAATATCACCAATGTCTTTGGTGCGAAGACTTTGCTCGCGCTGATCAAGCTGGACTTGAAGCTCGACATGTCACCAAGCCTTGCTCCAAGCACACAGAGCGCCCGCAACTGCTCGACACAGGCAACTAACCGCTCCTCCGAGGTCCAGCTGCAAGGCCACATCTCAAAGCCCACCTTCGGCGAAGGCCGACAGGCTCCCGATCGGCAGATGTTCTTCGTCAACTCAAGGCCTTGTTTGCTTCCGCAAGTGTCCAAGGCCATCAACGAGGTCTACAAGTCCTTCAACACGTCACAGTCACCTTTCATTTTCGCCAACTTGGTCATGGACACGACTGCTTATGATGTGAACGTCTCACCGGATAAGCGCACCATCATGCTTCACGACCAGACAGCTCTGTTGGAGACACTCAAAGCTGCACTTACGGACTTGTTCGAAAACACAGACCACACTGTGCCACAGTCGACATTACCAACCAAAAAGCTCCCTGCTTACCAACCGCTGAGTGTCACACGGAAGCAATCTACGCAGTCGCAGACTCAAGCTTCAGAACATAGTGAGGATGCCGCAGAAGATGGCGACGACGCTTCATCTGAGGAGGAGGAGTCGACAGCGGATAGCAAACCTGCCATACCTGTCGGCACTCCCTCCGGGCTCATACACAAGTGGCTCGCTCGTGATACCGAAACGCGAAGCGATAAACAGTCCTCGAGGATGCAGACGGTAGGGCTGAGCAAAGACAAGCAAAAGCTGGTGGAGAAGTTGCGCGATAAGTCGCAAATGCCTGCAAACAAGGCAAATCTGAGCATGTCAAGATCGCAAGAGCCACAAGCTGCTTCCATCGCTGATAATATCCAAAGCAACCTTGGCGCAGAGACACCACCCTCACCCGCATCCCTCGGCGGTGTTGTCGACAAGCCGCGCGTTGACGCCGTCCTCAACCCAGATCCCATGAGCACTCCGTATGGTGATCTCTTCTCGCAGCCGCCACCTGCTCTCTCACGCCAAGCCCAGCACTTCAATGCGCAGATCGAGCGAGTCCGCAAGGATTATGAGAATTCGAAGACTTTGGGAAAGGCTGGTTCCCGTTCGGGAAGTCCACTATTCGAGCCAGAGACGTCCAATACGAATGATCAGCCGGACGTTGACCCACGACAAGATACACCACACTCAGCCATTCCGGTTATCACGCCTGCTTCTCAAAAAGTCGGATCCGGCCCTGTGCAGAATGCCTTCGACAAGATGAGACCTAAGCGGACGCCACACCAAATAGCCCAAATCACAGTAGGCGACGTCGCTACGACGACTGTCATAGGAAGCAGTCCGCCGTACAAGAAGCGCCGTATACACAAGCCAGACGACTCGCAGGCTGTGTCAAAGTTTGGCGCAAGCCCGCTGCTGGCTCGTGGCCTGAAGAAGAACTTCGCTGCGCCCGGTTCGCAGCTGGAGGCGGATATCGATAGTAGTGCAATGTCACAACTTCCCACAGTAACAAGGCCGTCGGAGCAGTATTCGCAGTCTGACCCGGAAGATGAAGACGAGGACCAAGAGGAAGACAATCCGCCAGCGACTTCTACTCGGTCAAGAAACCCCGGAGCTGCTCATGTTGAGCTGCCAACATCCGACGCTCTTGATGATCTTCTACCAGCTCCCGCTAATGACGACGAATGGGACGAAGAGTATCTCGACGAAGAAGAAAAGAAGACCAGGGAGGACGAGCGAGTCGCAAGGCTGATACAAAAAGCAGAAGAAGCGGCAGCGAGGCCGACAGAGGATAACCTGAAGCGAGCTTCTCACGTCCTTAAGTATGGCGGGAAGCGCAAAGATGCAACCTTGCGTCTTGCTCGTTTCGTACAGACCTCGTCAAGCGAGCTTCAGAAGCAGCTTGCACAGTTTGGACAGTCATGTCAGGTACAGACAACGTCACCAGCCGATCAGCAGAGTGCAGTGATCAAGGACGAAATCGACGATAGTGAAGCTGAGAGTCGGCTGTCTCTGACCGTCATCAAGTCTGACTTCGAGCGAATGGTCGTTCTTGGCCAATTCAACTTGGGCTTCATACTCGCACTCAGACCCGCGGCGGAACCTGGTGGCGAGGATGACATCTTCATCATTGATCAGCACGCCGCTGATGAGAAGTACAACTACGAACGCCTTCAGCGCACTGTAACCTTACAGTCACAGCGACTCGTCAGGCCCCTTCCACTCGAACTCACCGCAGTCCAAGAGGAGCTTCTCCTCACACACTCGGATGCCCTCAAGGCCAACGGCTTCGAAGTTGAAACGACTTCATACATTACTGATGATGATGAAAACGTGTCACCCGGTCGTCGCTGCCGTCTCTTGACACTGCCAATGTCGAAAGAAAAGACCTTCGACCTCTCAGACCTCGAGGAACTCCTTCATCTTCTAAGCGAACAGCCCACAGGCAGCTCCTTTATCCCCAGGCCGAAGAAGGTCCAGCGGATGCTTGCTATGCGTGCTTGTCGCAGCAGCATCATGGTAGGCAAGACACTGACTTTCAAGCAGATGGAGAAAGTGGTTCGGCACATGGGCGAGATGGAGAAGCCGTGGAACTGCCCGCATGGAAGACCGACGATGCGGCATTTGGCTGGACTTGCTGAGTGGCGTGGCTGGCAGGAAGGGGACTCGATTGATGAGGATCAGCTTGATTGTTGTAGTATCCATACACAGCAGGGACGAACTACGGACTGGGCTGCTTGGCTGAAGAGGAAGGCAAATTGA